A genomic segment from Corvus hawaiiensis isolate bCorHaw1 chromosome 37, bCorHaw1.pri.cur, whole genome shotgun sequence encodes:
- the LOC125319238 gene encoding olfactory receptor 14I1-like, translating into MSNSSSISHFLLLPLADTRQLQLLHFCLFLGISLAALLGNGLIISAGACGQHLHSPMFFFLLNLALTDLGSICTTVPKAMHNSLWGTSHISYSACAAQLFCFLFFISAEYCLLTIMCYDRYVSICKPLHYGTLLGSRACAHMAAAAWASAFLYALLHTANTFSLPLCQGNALGQFFCEIPHILKLSCSHSSSLRELGIIVFSVCLLFGCFVFMVFSYVQIFRAVLRIPSEQGQRHKAFSTCLPHLAVLSLFLSTAFFAYLKPPSISCPSLDLALSLLYSVLPPVLNPLIYSLRNQELKAAVWTLIAGRFKKH; encoded by the coding sequence ATGtccaacagcagctccatcagccacttcctcctgctgccattgGCAGACAcgcggcagctgcagctcctgcacttctgcctcttcctgggcatctccctggctgccctcctgGGCAACGGCCTCATCATCAGCGCCGGAGCCTGcggccagcacctgcacagccccatgttcttcttcctgctcaacCTGGCCCTCACCGACCTGGGCTCCATCTGCACCACTGTCCCCAAAGCCATGCACAATTCCCTCTGGGGCACCAGCCACATCTCCTACTCAGCATGTGCTGCTCAgctcttttgctttctgttcttcATCTCAGCAGAGTATTGTCTCCTCACCATCATGTGCTACGACCGCTACGTGTCCATCTGCAAACCCCTGCACTACGGgaccctcctgggcagcagagcttgtgcccacatggcagcagctgcctgggccagtgcctttCTCTATGCTCTGCTGCACACGGCCaatacattttccctgcccctgtgccagggcaatGCCCTGGGCcagttcttctgtgaaatcccACACATCCTCAAGCTCTCCTGCTCacactccagctccctcagggaACTTGGGATAATTGTGTTCAGTGTCTGTTTGCTATTTGGATGTTTTGTGTTCATGGTTTTCTCCTATGTGCAGATCTTCAGGGCCGTGCTGAGGATCCCCTCTGAGCAGGGACAAAGGCACAAAGCCTTTTCCACGTGCCTCCCTCACCTGGCCGTGCTCTCCCTGTTCCTCAGCACTGCCTTTTTTGCCTACCTGAAGCCCCCCTCCatctcctgcccatccctggatctGGCCCTGTCACTTCTGTACTCGGTGCTGCCTCCAGTCCTGAACCCCCTCATCTACAGCCTGAGGAACCAGGAGCTCAAGGCTGCAGTGTGGACACTGATCGCTGGACGGTTTAAGAAACATTAA